A segment of the Flavobacterium azooxidireducens genome:
ATACTTGATTTAACTCAGCTTCTGTCCACTGAGCTACAATTTGGAAACCACTGTTTTGAGAAACAGTAGAAACTCTAATCTGATAAGTTGTATTGTCGAAACCGTTAATTGTTGAACGGGTTGAGAATAACAATTGCCCATTACTAGGAACTGTAACTAATGATGATACTAACCACTTTTCTGAAGTGTTACCAGCACCAATATTCTCTCTACCATTCACATAAGCAGATACAGCTCCCTCACAAACAATTGGAGGAGTACTAACAGAATTAATGGTTGTCCATGTTGATGGACCAAAAGCGTTGTTATATGACGTCCACCCAGGTGGTATTCCGCCCTCAAAATCTTGAGGAACCTGAGAATACGCAACTGTTCCTGTCAGCATAAACAACAGTAATAGTAAAGTAATTCTTTTCATAAATGAAAGTTTAGATTGTTTTGAAAATTTTTTCCGTAAGTTTAGAGAGCCAAATTTAACAAAAATTAAGAATTATGTAACATTATTTTAATTTTTAACTAAATTATTCAATCAATTTGTTTTTATAGTTTAAAAATTTTTGTCTAAAAAGCGACTGAATTGCTTAATTTTGCAAGACATTTAATTGAATATGCTAGAAAAAGAAAAAACAAATTTTGAAAAGACAGTTGTAGTAGGAATTGTTACGAAAGAACAAGATGAGTCTAAATTGAATGAATATTTAGATGAATTAGAGTTTTTAACGTTTACTGCCGGCGGTGAAGTGATTAAACGTTTTTGGCAACGACTTGAAAAAGCACATCCTAAAACCTTCGTTGGAACAGGAAAAATTGAAGAAATTCATAAATATATTGTTGAAAACGAAGTTTCTACCGTGATTTTTGATGATGAACTCTCGCCTTCTCAACAAAAAAATATTACCAAAATTTTAGATTGTAAGGTGTTGGACCGAACCAACCTGATTTTGGACATTTTTGCTCAACGTGCCGAAACGTCGTATGCCAGAACTCAAGTTGAGTTAGCTCAGTGTCAGTATTTGTTACCGAGATTATCGGGAATGTGGACGCACTTGGAACGTCAGCGAGGTGGAATTGGAATGCGTGGTCCGGGTGAAACGGAAATTGAAACGGATAGACGAATTGTCCGTGATCGAATTGCTTTGTTGAAAGATAAAATTAAAACGATTGACAAACAAATGTCGGTGCAACGCGGAAATCGTGGTTCGTTGGTTCGTGTTGCTTTGGTGGGATATACCAATGTGGGAAAATCGACATTGATGAATGCTGTTGGAAAAAGCGATGTTTTTGTAGAGAATAAATTGTTTGCGACATTAGACACAACGGTTCGAAAAGTGGTAATTAAGAATTTACCATTTTTGCTTTCGGATACGGTTGGTTTTATTCGAAAATTGCCGACTCAGTTGGTAGAATCGTTTAAAAGTACGCTGGATGAAGTTCGCGAAGCCGATTTACTACTTCACGTTGTTGATATTTCGCATCCGGATTTTGAACATCACATTGCTTCAGTAAATCAGATTTTGCAGGATATTAAAAGTGCCGATAAGCATACGATTATGGTTTTTAATAAGATTGATGCCTACAAACCTGCTCAATTTGATGAAGATGATTTGATGATTGAAAAAACATCAAAACATTATTCATTGGAAGAATGGAAAGCCACTTGGATGAGTAATGTGGGTGAAGAGCGTGCATTGTTTATTTCGGCTACGAACAAGGAGAATTTTGAAGAATTTAGAGAAAAAGTCTATGAAGCCGTAAGGGAAATTCACGTGACTCGTTTTCCGTATAATAAATTTTTGTATCCGGATTATAAGGATGCTGTGGATGAGGAATAGTTGATTGCACCGACTGCGACAGGGATTGCAGTGGAAAGCTTTTTTGATTTTTTTTGTACAAATGGCCGAGCGAGGAAGCGACCAACGGAAGCTACCGCAGCCGGAGCAGTTGTTGAAAAAAATCAAAAAACTTGGAACAGAAAGCCCGGCCGTTCGCCAAAAAAAGTAAAAAATTATTCCCTACTGTGTCATTTCGACGAAGGAGAAATCACATAACGCTAAGCAAGAAAACCGAGTTACCTACTTTATGTGATTTCTCCTGCGTCGAAATGACACAGATTGGGGATAAATTTATATTATTAAAATCCGTAATTCACGCCAACTCCCAACACTTGACGGGTTTGGAATCCGCGAAATGCGTTGTCGTCATAAATGGTTTGGAATGACAAATTGGTGGATAGAAATTTATTGATGGTCATCACGATATTTAACTGATAATCAACGTCCACATTTTGCGGATCTTCTAAATAATTGGAATATAAACTTAGGATATTTTCGGCAGAAACGTTTTCGAATAAATTGAATTTGTAGTAGCCGGCTGCATAGAAACCGAGTTCGTAACGCATTGATTTTCCTTCATCTACACCAAAATAACTTCCATCAACATAACCCGGAACAGAAGTATAATCTTTATCTACAAATGTGAATTTTGAAGATAGCGGAGCTAAATTGAATTTGAAATTATCGCTTTTTTTCCACATCATATCCGGACCAAAAGTGAGGTAACCCGGTGACATAAAGTTGGTGTTTTCGGTTCTTATTTCTCGGCCGTTTTCATCGGTTCCGTAAACAAAACCTTTTGTGAATTGCGTTCTGAAGTTTAAAAATGCTGAATAATACCAATATCCTCCTGCTCTTTTTCCGGCAAGGGAATTGAACTCGAAACGGTCGTCGGTTTTCTTTTCGAATTCTGAATTTTTGGTTTTTACGATTCCGTAGGAAGCAATTACTTTGTTGTCCCAAGACCAGTCGTCGCTTTTGTAATTGAAATCATAATTTAGTCCTAGATTTCCTGAAATATTATTTTCACCACCGGCAACCCAATTGTCAAAAGTAGATTGATTGAATAAGAAAGAGATGTTCCCTTTTTTGATCCAACCTTTGGTTCGTGTAGTATCGTTTACTGCTTTTACTACTTCTTCAACACTTTTTACAACTTCTTGTTGAGCAAAAGTGTGTAAGCCAAACATCAAACTTAATGCTATTACTATTTTTCTCATCTTTTTATTTTTAAGATTTGCGAGGCAAAGTTAGTAATTGTTGTAAAATTTAACAATTTATTTCTGCTTAAAGGTCGGCTATTTTGATGCTTTGAATAATGGTACTGCCGAGCAAGCTTCGCCAAACATAACACTTTTGGCTACTTTTTGTAGATTTTGAATAGCAAAAATATAGGCTGATTCCGGAACCGGCTTTTTGGAACATCCTTTTAGAATAACCGGTTTTCCTTGGTAAATGGAATAATCGATTTGTTGCAGAATTTCACTATATAATAAGGTGTCGATTTCTTCTTTTTTGCCTAAGATGATTTTTTTAGCAAACGGCTGAAGATGAACCGTAACTAAAATAGTTGCCCAGGCCGGTAAAATGGCATCGGTAGAACAATGAATTGCCACGAAATGGTTTTGATAGTGTGACCAATCGTGGTTTTTTAATTCCTCACGGAAGTTGTTTTCTTTTAATAAAAATCCTTCTTCGAGCCATTGAGCAATATCAATTTGTGTTCGAATTCCGGTTGGATAAAAATCTTCCAAATCGAATACTAAAAGGGTTGAATTGGCTACTTTGTTGATGATTTCGTTCATTTCTGTTGTCGGTTGTCCGTTATCGGTTGTCGGTTGTCGATTGTCGTTGTCGGTTGTCTGAAAAACGGATAACAGACAACTGACAACCGATAACTGTTACAGCATCCCCAATTCTAATTTTGCTTCTTCGCTCATTAAATCTTTGCTCCACGGTGGATCGAAAGTGATTTCTACTTCGCAGGATTTTACGGCATCGAGTGATTTCACTTTCTCTTCTACTTCTCTTGGCAATGTTTCAGCAACAGGACAATTGGGTGAGGTTAGAGTCATTAACACTTTTACATCATTGTCTTCGTTGATCATTACGTCGTAGATTAATCCGAGTTCGTAAATATCGACTGGGATTTCGGGGTCGTATATTCCTTTAAGAACTTTTACAACTGATTCGCCTAGGTTTATTTCGTCTTTATATTCTTCCATTTTGTTTACTTCTAAGTTTTGTTTTTGCCACTAAGGCACAAAGTCAATAAGTCTTTATTTTTTAATTCTTCGCTTCAAAAGCTAACGCATACATTTTTATCTGCTTTATCATAGATACTAAACCGTTTGCTCGTGTGGGAGACAAATGTTCTTTCAATCCTATTTCATCAATAAAATCAGTATTGGCTTCTAAAATGGCGGATGGTTTTTGGTTGGAAAATGTTCGGATTAAAATAGCAATGATTCCTTTGGTTAAAATGGCATCGCTATCGGCTGTGAACGTAATTTTTCCGTCATTTTCTTCACCTTGCAACCATACTTTTGATTGGCATCCTTTGATGATGTTTTCTTCGGTTTTATATTTTTCATCAATCAACGGCAATGTTTTCCCGAGTTCGATGATGTATTCGTAGCGTTGCATCCAATCATCAAACATCGAAAACTCGTCAACGATTTCGTCTTGTATTTCTTTAATTGTCATCTTTTTCGGTTTTTACAAACGAAACTATTTTATTTACAAAGGCTTTAATTTCTACTGGTGGAGCATCATGGTCAAACGTTTGTGATTGATAAACTTTTCCTTCATACACAATTCTAACATTGGCCATTGCTGCACCGTCATAAAATCGTTTTTCGGTTGGTGCTTTGTACTCTTCTAGTTGGTCTAAATCTAATTTCATGAACAAATCTGCCAATTCTTTCCAATCTTCTTTTGCTAATTGATAGTTTTTTGCTTTTTCATCTCGTTTTCTAACAATAGAAAGGTTTTCGTTCTGAATTTGAATATTAAGATAACTACCTCTCGTTATCGCTTGATATTCGATGGTGGCTTTTTTCATTTCTTCTTTTTCCTTTTGATTGCAATTTTTAGTTAAAAAAAGTGAAAGAAAAATTAGGGTTATCGTTTTCATATTTTTTGTTTTTTAAGACAACATTAGTTTTGCTCTTTTAACGGCTTCTACCAACGCATCGATTTCTTCTTTGGTATTGTAAAAAGCAAACGAAGCTCTCAACGTTCCGGGAATTTTATAAAAATCCATAATTGGTTGGGCACAATGATGTCCGGTGCGAACCGCTATTCCTAACTTGTCAATTATCGTACCAATGTCATACGGATGAATGCCATCAATATTAAACGAAATTACGGAAGTTTTTTGATTGGATGTGCCATAAATTTTTAATCCTTCAATTTCTAGTAATCGGCTGGTTCCGTATTCTAATAACTCATGTTCGTACGTCGCAATGTTGTCAAATCCAATTTCATTGAGATAATCGATGGCCGTTCCCAGCACAATTCCGCCCGCAATGTTTGGTGTTCCGGCTTCGAATTTATGGGGTAATTCGGCATACGTTGTTTTTTCAAAAGAAACGGTCGCAATCATTTCGCCTCCGCCTTGATAGGGAGGTAATTTGTTTAACCAAGCTTCTTTGCCATATAAAATTCCGGTTCCGGTTGGTCCGCAGATTTTGTGGCCGGAAAACACATAAAAATCACAATCCAAGTCTTGAACATTAGGTTTTAGATGCGGAGTTGCTTGTGCTCCATCGATTAAAACCGCTGCTCCAACTTCGTGGGCTTTTTCAATCATCCATTTGATTGGATTGATGGTTCCCAACGCATTGGAAATATGATTTACGGTTACAATTTTGGTTTTATCTGAAAGTAATCGTTCGTATTCAGATTGAATTAATTCGCCGTTTTCATTCATCGGAATGACAACCAATTTCGCTCCGGTTTTTTCGCATAACATTTGCCAGGGAACGATGTTGCTGTGGTGTTCTAATGCAGAAACCATGACCTCATCGCCTGGTTTAAGAAAACTTGCAAATCCGTTGGCAACCAAATTAATTCCGTGAGTAGTTCCGGAAGTAAAAAGGACTTCGTGACTAAATTTTGCATTAATGTGCTGTTGAATTTTCAACCGTGAAGCTTCATACGCATCTGTGGCCAATTGACTTAATGTGTGAACACCACGATGAATGTTGGCATTAATTTCTTTATAATAATTCGCTTCGGCTTCAATAACTTGAATTGGTTTTTGCGAAGTGGCGGCATTATCGAAATAAACAAGCGGTTTTCCGTTTACTTTTTGGGAAAGTATCGGGAAATCGGCTCTGATTTTTTGGATGTTTATCATTTTTTATTTAGAAAAATTCTAAATACAAAAGTAGTAAAAATGATTCCGTATTAGCCACGAATTTACGAATTTTTATGAATTGTATGAACTGAAAATGTCAACGATTGATTTTCATTTGAGATAATTTTATACATTGCACTAAATAAATTTCAAATGAAAAAATTCTTCAAATTTCTTGGTATTGCTATTTTATTGTTCATCATTTATATTGGAATAACAACCTATCCAAAATTGGATATTGTTTCCGGTTTTTCAGCAAAAAGTGTGGCTTCCGGTCATTTTATTGATGGACGATCGCTCCAAATTATTGAAAGTGGTGATAATGATATAGAAACTGTACGATTAGCTAAAAACGAAATTGATGATGAAGGAAAATTTGCTGTTTCTTCCGCTTTTGGATTGAAAAAAAGAAAAGCCATTTACCGAGAAGGTTTGGGTGCCACTTTGATAAATGATGATTTTGATGAAACAAAACCGTATTTGGTTCCGAAACGAACAAAAGTTGAAACGAATTTACCTTTTCCGTATGGAAATTTAGAACCAAAAGATTCAATTTTTCCGGAAGTGAATTATATGAAACTAAATACTGCTGTTGCAAATGCATTTGATAGTAAAGGCGAAATAAACAAGCGAACAAGAGCTCTTTTAGTGATTTATAAAGATAAAATCATTGCTGAGAATTACGAAATTGGCTTTTCTAAAAATACTAAATTCTTAGGTTGGTCGATGACAAAAAGTATCACGGCAACTTATTTTGGAATTTTACAAAAGCAAGGCAAAATTGACATTAATAAACCTGCTCCAGTGAAAGAATGGGCAAATGATTCTCGATCGAAAATTACGTTGCATAATTTGATTCAAATGAATTCCGGTTTGGAATGGGAAGAAGATTATGGGAAAATATCGGATGTAACGAAAATGCTTTTTTTAGCGGATGATATGGCGAAAATTCAATTGGAAAAACCGGCTACTTTTGCACCGAATACACATTGGAATTATTCTTCGGGAACAACGAATTTGCTGTCGGGAATTTTGCGAAGACAATTTCAAAATCATCAGGATTATTTGAATTTTTGGTATGCTTCGTTGATTGATAAAATCGGCATGCATTCGATGTTGATTGAACCGGATATGGCAGGGAATTATGTAGGTTCTTCGTATGGATGGGCAACGGCTCGTGATTGGGCGAAATTTGGTTTGCTTTATTTGCACGAAGGCAATTGGAATGGTGAGCAACTATTTGATAAAAGTTGGGCGAAGTATGTGGCGACTCCTACACCCACTTCTAACGGAGAATATGGTGGACATTTTTGGTTAAATGCCGGTGGAAAATATCCTGATGTTCCGAAAGATATGTATTTCTGCGGCGGATTTCAAGGTCAGAAAGTGATTATTATTCCTTCCAAAGAATTGGTGATTGTTCGGTTTGGTTTGACGGAAGATGAGGATTTTGATTTTAATGGGATGATGAGGGGAATAATTTCAAGTTTAAAAAAGTAAATTTCTTATATTAATGAGTTTTTTCTTAATTTTACCATAATTTATTTATTCAGTTTTATGGTTTTTAACAAAAATATTGTTTTTATTGGAGGAATTCACGGAGTCGGAAAAGGTACAATTTGTAAAGAAATTTCAAACGAATCTGGACTAACCCATCTTACAGCAAGTCAAGTTTTAAAATGGAATGAAATTAGTAAATCTGATAATAAATTAGTTGATAATATTTCTACGACGCAAGAAAGATTGATTTTAGGCTTAAAAAATCTTATTGAAAAAGATAAACAATATTTACTTGATGGACATTTTTGTTTGTTGAATTCAAAAGGAATTCCAAGTAAAATTGAAGAGGAAACATTTGACTATATTAATCCAAGAATTGTTGCAATCGTAATTGATGATGTTGAAAAAGTTGCAGAAAGATTGGAAAAAAGAGATAAAAGAAAATATGATTCTAAAATCTTAAATGAATTGCAAGAAATGGAAATTGAGTATGCAAAGTATCTTTCAAACAAATATTCTGTTCCATATATTGAAATATGGAATAGTAATTATAAAAGCCTTTTAAACATTATTTAATGATGAAAATTTTACTCGACACAAACATTATTATTCACCGAGAAGCGAATAAAATTTATAAGCCTGAAATTGGTCAACTTTTCAAATGGATTGATAACCTTAAATACTCCAAATATATTCATCCATTAACGGTTAAAGAGTTAGAAAAGTATAAAGATAAAAATGCTCTTGACACAATGAGCATTAAAATTGAGAGTTATAATTTACTAAAGCATCAAGCTCCTTTTAGCGAAAAAATGTTAG
Coding sequences within it:
- a CDS encoding DUF3078 domain-containing protein translates to MRKIVIALSLMFGLHTFAQQEVVKSVEEVVKAVNDTTRTKGWIKKGNISFLFNQSTFDNWVAGGENNISGNLGLNYDFNYKSDDWSWDNKVIASYGIVKTKNSEFEKKTDDRFEFNSLAGKRAGGYWYYSAFLNFRTQFTKGFVYGTDENGREIRTENTNFMSPGYLTFGPDMMWKKSDNFKFNLAPLSSKFTFVDKDYTSVPGYVDGSYFGVDEGKSMRYELGFYAAGYYKFNLFENVSAENILSLYSNYLEDPQNVDVDYQLNIVMTINKFLSTNLSFQTIYDDNAFRGFQTRQVLGVGVNYGF
- a CDS encoding SufE family protein — translated: MTIKEIQDEIVDEFSMFDDWMQRYEYIIELGKTLPLIDEKYKTEENIIKGCQSKVWLQGEENDGKITFTADSDAILTKGIIAILIRTFSNQKPSAILEANTDFIDEIGLKEHLSPTRANGLVSMIKQIKMYALAFEAKN
- the hflX gene encoding GTPase HflX, which produces MLEKEKTNFEKTVVVGIVTKEQDESKLNEYLDELEFLTFTAGGEVIKRFWQRLEKAHPKTFVGTGKIEEIHKYIVENEVSTVIFDDELSPSQQKNITKILDCKVLDRTNLILDIFAQRAETSYARTQVELAQCQYLLPRLSGMWTHLERQRGGIGMRGPGETEIETDRRIVRDRIALLKDKIKTIDKQMSVQRGNRGSLVRVALVGYTNVGKSTLMNAVGKSDVFVENKLFATLDTTVRKVVIKNLPFLLSDTVGFIRKLPTQLVESFKSTLDEVREADLLLHVVDISHPDFEHHIASVNQILQDIKSADKHTIMVFNKIDAYKPAQFDEDDLMIEKTSKHYSLEEWKATWMSNVGEERALFISATNKENFEEFREKVYEAVREIHVTRFPYNKFLYPDYKDAVDEE
- a CDS encoding aminotransferase class V-fold PLP-dependent enzyme, translated to MINIQKIRADFPILSQKVNGKPLVYFDNAATSQKPIQVIEAEANYYKEINANIHRGVHTLSQLATDAYEASRLKIQQHINAKFSHEVLFTSGTTHGINLVANGFASFLKPGDEVMVSALEHHSNIVPWQMLCEKTGAKLVVIPMNENGELIQSEYERLLSDKTKIVTVNHISNALGTINPIKWMIEKAHEVGAAVLIDGAQATPHLKPNVQDLDCDFYVFSGHKICGPTGTGILYGKEAWLNKLPPYQGGGEMIATVSFEKTTYAELPHKFEAGTPNIAGGIVLGTAIDYLNEIGFDNIATYEHELLEYGTSRLLEIEGLKIYGTSNQKTSVISFNIDGIHPYDIGTIIDKLGIAVRTGHHCAQPIMDFYKIPGTLRASFAFYNTKEEIDALVEAVKRAKLMLS
- a CDS encoding serine hydrolase domain-containing protein, with product MKKFFKFLGIAILLFIIYIGITTYPKLDIVSGFSAKSVASGHFIDGRSLQIIESGDNDIETVRLAKNEIDDEGKFAVSSAFGLKKRKAIYREGLGATLINDDFDETKPYLVPKRTKVETNLPFPYGNLEPKDSIFPEVNYMKLNTAVANAFDSKGEINKRTRALLVIYKDKIIAENYEIGFSKNTKFLGWSMTKSITATYFGILQKQGKIDINKPAPVKEWANDSRSKITLHNLIQMNSGLEWEEDYGKISDVTKMLFLADDMAKIQLEKPATFAPNTHWNYSSGTTNLLSGILRRQFQNHQDYLNFWYASLIDKIGMHSMLIEPDMAGNYVGSSYGWATARDWAKFGLLYLHEGNWNGEQLFDKSWAKYVATPTPTSNGEYGGHFWLNAGGKYPDVPKDMYFCGGFQGQKVIIIPSKELVIVRFGLTEDEDFDFNGMMRGIISSLKK
- a CDS encoding ATP-binding protein — encoded protein: MVFNKNIVFIGGIHGVGKGTICKEISNESGLTHLTASQVLKWNEISKSDNKLVDNISTTQERLILGLKNLIEKDKQYLLDGHFCLLNSKGIPSKIEEETFDYINPRIVAIVIDDVEKVAERLEKRDKRKYDSKILNELQEMEIEYAKYLSNKYSVPYIEIWNSNYKSLLNII
- a CDS encoding DUF2480 family protein encodes the protein MNEIINKVANSTLLVFDLEDFYPTGIRTQIDIAQWLEEGFLLKENNFREELKNHDWSHYQNHFVAIHCSTDAILPAWATILVTVHLQPFAKKIILGKKEEIDTLLYSEILQQIDYSIYQGKPVILKGCSKKPVPESAYIFAIQNLQKVAKSVMFGEACSAVPLFKASK
- a CDS encoding SUF system Fe-S cluster assembly protein; its protein translation is MEEYKDEINLGESVVKVLKGIYDPEIPVDIYELGLIYDVMINEDNDVKVLMTLTSPNCPVAETLPREVEEKVKSLDAVKSCEVEITFDPPWSKDLMSEEAKLELGML